From a single Fulvivirga ulvae genomic region:
- a CDS encoding PorP/SprF family type IX secretion system membrane protein, which yields MKKLLPFVFMLCWMYNQSAAQQDPLYAQYINNPLVINPAYTGINNVFNASISHRAQWTSLEGAPNTTSLSAHSSFFENKVGGGILLVRDQLGSTTTTQFNLTGSYKIEFGENIFSFGMQAGVLNLKENNDELLVKDPNDPVFTGNESFSKFNIGAGLALKGPEYYVGLSIPRMIKSKEEFGNIQTEVYQRHFYLTAGYVYHIGVDFALKPSILLKGVADAPLSMDYNASLIFRDKYTVGLISRNFQTYGLLAQLNINDNFRFGYIFEVPTEKSVGSSFNTHELTLTLDMEVFDFHFLSERYF from the coding sequence ATGAAGAAGCTTTTACCATTCGTTTTTATGCTATGCTGGATGTACAATCAATCTGCGGCACAGCAGGATCCGTTATATGCTCAGTATATAAACAACCCACTGGTGATCAATCCGGCGTATACGGGCATCAATAATGTATTTAATGCTTCGATCAGCCACAGGGCACAATGGACCAGCCTGGAAGGCGCGCCCAATACAACTTCTCTGAGTGCCCATTCATCTTTCTTTGAAAACAAAGTGGGCGGAGGTATTCTTCTGGTAAGGGATCAGCTTGGCTCTACCACTACAACCCAGTTTAATTTGACCGGTAGCTACAAGATAGAATTCGGGGAGAACATTTTCTCTTTTGGTATGCAGGCCGGTGTACTCAATCTTAAAGAAAACAATGATGAATTGCTGGTAAAAGATCCTAATGACCCGGTATTTACCGGTAATGAAAGTTTCTCAAAATTTAATATTGGAGCAGGTTTAGCACTTAAAGGACCGGAATACTACGTCGGGCTATCGATTCCCAGAATGATTAAAAGCAAAGAAGAATTTGGCAACATTCAGACTGAAGTATACCAAAGGCACTTTTACCTGACTGCCGGATATGTATACCATATTGGGGTTGATTTTGCATTAAAACCATCTATTCTACTTAAAGGTGTAGCTGATGCTCCCCTGTCTATGGACTATAATGCCAGCCTGATTTTCAGAGATAAATATACTGTAGGTCTTATCTCCAGAAATTTTCAAACCTATGGCCTTTTGGCTCAGTTAAATATTAATGATAATTTCCGCTTCGGTTATATATTTGAAGTACCCACAGAAAAGTCCGTTGGCTCCAGCTTCAACACCCATGAGCTGACATTAACCCTTGATATGGAAGTATTTGATTTTCATTTCTTATCAGAAAGGTATTTTTAG
- a CDS encoding aconitate hydratase: MAFDIDMIKAVYSSMGEKIEAARKVVGKPLTLSEKILYSHLHEEEQPLKNFVRAKSYVNFAPDRVAMQDATAQMALLQFMQAGKKQAAVPSTVHCDHLILAKDGAKEDLQNSINASGEVFNFLESVSNKYGIGFWKPGAGIIHQVVIENYAFPGGMMIGTDSHTVNAGGLGMVAVGVGGADAVDVMAGMPWELKFPKLIGVKLTGQLSGWASSKDVILKVAGILTVKGGTGAIVEYFGEGAKSLSCTGKGTICNMGAEIGATTSTFGYDEKMEEYLRGTGRADVADLANKVREHLTGDQEVYENPEKYFDQVIEINLSELEPHINGPFTPDRATPLSKFAEEVKKNDWPATLEVGLIGSCTNSSYEDITRSASVAKQATEKNLKAKAEFTITPGSEMVRFTVERDGYLDTFDKMGGVVLANACGPCIGQWARHTNDPKRKNSIITSFNRNFAKRNDGNPNTHAFVASPEIVTAFAIAGDLTFNPMVDTLTNENGEQVKLDEPQGIQFPPKGFDVEDSGYKAPAADGSSVEIKVAPDSKRLQLLEPFKPWDGKNLTGMKLLIKAKGKCTTDHISMAGPWLRFRGHLDNISDNTLTGAINFFNDQSDSVKNQLTGEYGPVPATQRVYKAEGIPTIVVGDHNYGEGSSREHAAMQPRHLGVKVILVKSFARIHETNLKKQGMLGLTFANENDYDKILEDDTIDIIDLDQFAPEKPLTLVFKHADGTEDTIKANHTYNTQQIGWFKAGSALNLIKEKEKQK, encoded by the coding sequence ATGGCATTTGATATTGACATGATTAAGGCAGTGTATTCTTCGATGGGAGAAAAAATAGAAGCTGCCAGAAAGGTGGTAGGTAAACCACTTACACTATCCGAAAAAATTTTGTATTCTCACCTGCACGAAGAAGAACAGCCTTTAAAAAACTTTGTGAGGGCTAAATCATACGTAAACTTTGCACCTGACAGGGTAGCCATGCAGGATGCAACTGCGCAGATGGCTCTTTTGCAGTTTATGCAAGCCGGTAAAAAACAGGCCGCAGTACCATCAACTGTACACTGCGATCACCTCATTTTGGCGAAGGATGGTGCCAAGGAGGACCTCCAGAATTCAATCAACGCAAGCGGAGAGGTATTTAACTTCCTTGAATCTGTTTCTAACAAATATGGCATAGGTTTCTGGAAGCCGGGAGCCGGCATTATTCACCAGGTAGTGATCGAAAACTATGCATTCCCGGGTGGAATGATGATCGGTACCGACTCTCATACGGTAAATGCAGGTGGTCTTGGAATGGTAGCCGTAGGTGTAGGTGGTGCAGATGCTGTAGATGTAATGGCCGGAATGCCATGGGAGCTGAAGTTTCCCAAACTGATAGGAGTAAAACTTACAGGCCAGCTAAGCGGGTGGGCATCTTCCAAAGATGTGATCCTTAAGGTTGCCGGTATACTGACTGTAAAAGGTGGAACAGGTGCCATTGTTGAATATTTCGGAGAAGGAGCAAAATCGCTTTCATGTACAGGAAAAGGAACCATCTGTAACATGGGTGCTGAAATCGGTGCAACTACATCTACTTTCGGATACGATGAAAAAATGGAAGAGTATCTAAGGGGAACAGGAAGAGCTGATGTAGCCGATTTGGCCAACAAAGTAAGAGAACACCTCACGGGTGACCAGGAAGTTTATGAAAACCCTGAAAAATATTTTGATCAGGTAATTGAAATTAACCTGTCTGAGCTTGAGCCTCATATCAATGGTCCCTTCACGCCTGACAGAGCAACACCTCTTTCTAAATTTGCAGAAGAAGTAAAGAAGAATGACTGGCCGGCAACACTTGAAGTAGGCTTGATCGGTTCATGTACAAACTCTTCTTACGAGGACATTACCCGTTCGGCCTCTGTAGCTAAACAGGCAACAGAGAAGAACCTGAAAGCTAAAGCGGAATTCACCATTACACCAGGCTCGGAAATGGTAAGGTTTACAGTAGAAAGAGACGGATATCTTGATACATTCGACAAAATGGGAGGAGTTGTTCTCGCCAATGCCTGCGGACCTTGTATAGGACAATGGGCCAGACACACCAATGACCCAAAAAGAAAGAACTCTATCATTACTTCTTTCAACAGAAACTTTGCAAAAAGAAATGATGGCAACCCTAACACCCATGCTTTTGTAGCTTCTCCTGAGATAGTTACAGCATTTGCAATAGCAGGTGACCTGACTTTTAACCCGATGGTCGACACCCTGACGAATGAGAACGGTGAACAGGTGAAGCTTGATGAACCTCAGGGTATACAGTTTCCTCCCAAGGGATTTGACGTGGAAGACAGCGGCTATAAAGCCCCTGCAGCAGACGGAAGCAGTGTTGAGATCAAAGTTGCCCCTGATTCAAAAAGACTACAGTTGCTGGAGCCTTTCAAACCATGGGACGGTAAAAACCTTACCGGCATGAAGCTACTGATCAAAGCCAAAGGAAAATGTACGACTGACCATATATCTATGGCAGGGCCATGGCTAAGGTTCAGAGGTCATCTGGACAACATTTCTGACAACACACTGACAGGTGCTATCAACTTCTTCAATGATCAGTCTGATTCAGTTAAAAATCAACTGACCGGTGAATATGGCCCGGTACCTGCGACCCAAAGAGTATATAAGGCAGAAGGAATTCCGACAATAGTTGTTGGAGACCACAACTATGGAGAAGGCTCTTCCAGGGAGCATGCAGCTATGCAACCAAGGCACCTGGGAGTGAAGGTAATCCTGGTAAAATCATTTGCAAGGATCCATGAAACTAACCTAAAAAAACAAGGTATGTTAGGACTAACCTTTGCCAATGAAAATGATTACGATAAGATATTGGAAGATGATACTATAGATATCATTGATCTTGATCAGTTTGCTCCTGAGAAGCCATTAACTCTTGTGTTTAAACATGCTGATGGAACAGAAGATACCATTAAAGCTAACCACACTTATAATACGCAACAAATAGGATGGTTTAAGGCAGGATCTGCTCTGAACCTGATCAAAGAAAAGGAGAAGCAGAAGTAA
- the folE gene encoding GTP cyclohydrolase I FolE, which translates to MKPKEILLNTQHEKDLTDELGDDHVTSSYDTPLRPDAFAMSDDEKIRKIEGHFREIMTTLGLDLNDDSLNGTPKRVAKMYVKEVFSGLNPDNKPHARLFENKYKYDQMLVEKDITFYSHCEHHFVPIFGKVHVAYISSGKVIGLSKINRIVQYFAKRPQVQERLTVQISKELQKALNTEDVGVVVDATHLCVASRGVGDTNSKTGTAYFMGKFKENQTKNEFLNYINSK; encoded by the coding sequence ATGAAACCGAAAGAAATTTTGTTGAATACCCAGCATGAAAAAGACCTTACTGATGAATTAGGTGATGATCATGTGACATCTTCGTATGACACACCTCTCAGGCCCGATGCCTTTGCGATGAGTGACGATGAAAAAATCAGGAAGATAGAAGGGCATTTTAGAGAAATAATGACCACGCTTGGTCTGGACCTGAATGATGATTCACTTAACGGTACGCCAAAACGAGTGGCTAAAATGTATGTAAAAGAGGTTTTCAGCGGCTTAAACCCCGATAATAAACCTCATGCTCGTTTGTTTGAAAATAAGTACAAATATGATCAAATGCTGGTTGAGAAAGATATCACTTTCTATTCTCACTGCGAACATCATTTTGTGCCTATTTTTGGAAAGGTACACGTGGCCTATATTTCATCAGGGAAGGTAATTGGTCTTTCTAAAATTAACAGGATTGTACAATATTTTGCCAAGCGCCCCCAGGTACAGGAAAGGCTGACCGTGCAGATTTCCAAAGAACTTCAAAAAGCACTAAACACAGAAGATGTTGGAGTTGTCGTAGACGCTACTCACCTGTGTGTGGCGTCCAGAGGTGTAGGAGATACTAACAGTAAGACAGGTACAGCCTATTTTATGGGTAAATTCAAGGAAAATCAAACAAAGAATGAGTTTTTAAATTATATCAATAGTAAATGA
- a CDS encoding MarR family winged helix-turn-helix transcriptional regulator, with amino-acid sequence MGLAEDIQQKEFKSEHQKTLINIIYTYNHLIYEMNVVFREMDITRQQYNVLRILRGQYPNPASISLIKERMLDKMSDASRIVQRLLKKGLITREISEDDRRSVEVIISQKGLSLLSETDEKVQGFDHLIDNLDLEEARQLNELLDKLREPVTVI; translated from the coding sequence ATGGGACTAGCTGAAGACATTCAACAAAAAGAATTTAAAAGCGAACATCAGAAAACGCTCATTAACATTATTTACACTTATAACCATCTCATATATGAAATGAATGTTGTTTTCAGAGAGATGGATATTACGAGGCAACAGTATAATGTTTTGAGAATCCTGAGAGGGCAATACCCCAATCCGGCATCAATAAGCCTGATAAAAGAAAGGATGTTGGATAAAATGAGTGATGCTTCACGAATTGTACAGAGATTATTAAAGAAAGGACTTATCACGCGGGAAATTTCGGAAGATGATCGCAGATCAGTTGAAGTTATAATCTCTCAAAAGGGATTAAGCCTGTTATCAGAAACGGATGAAAAGGTCCAGGGATTTGATCATCTTATTGATAACCTGGATCTGGAGGAAGCCAGGCAACTTAATGAGCTACTGGACAAATTAAGGGAGCCGGTAACTGTTATTTAA
- a CDS encoding 6-pyruvoyl trahydropterin synthase family protein, protein MKVAVFRKEHFNAAHRLHNPEWSDEKNDLVFGKCNNPHYHGHNYELFVKLTGEVDPVTGYVYDMKKLSDLIKEKVIRQFDHKNLNLDTEYFKDLNPTAENIAVVIYNILRKELDHNLELKIRLYETERNFVEYPA, encoded by the coding sequence TTGAAAGTAGCTGTATTTAGAAAGGAGCACTTCAATGCTGCCCACCGCTTACACAATCCGGAATGGAGTGACGAGAAAAACGATCTTGTGTTTGGCAAGTGTAATAACCCTCATTATCATGGCCACAACTATGAATTATTCGTAAAATTAACCGGAGAGGTTGATCCTGTTACGGGTTATGTTTACGACATGAAAAAGTTGAGTGATCTTATAAAGGAAAAGGTAATCCGCCAATTTGATCATAAGAACCTCAACCTGGATACAGAATACTTTAAAGATTTAAACCCTACCGCCGAAAACATTGCCGTGGTCATTTACAATATTCTTCGGAAGGAGTTGGACCATAATTTAGAGCTTAAAATCAGATTGTATGAAACCGAAAGAAATTTTGTTGAATACCCAGCATGA
- a CDS encoding FG-GAP-like repeat-containing protein: MDNHLRTLYQDTLVKYKKYQTRFRKSLKSGLYYEYSQKKQRQIVQRIDKLKQRLSTLRWQIKLALTSGTLAMSLSLSPADAQQLGPFVPNEAKNPLPSVNISALGNEHPATVDIDDDGDLDVFVGTNYGTIAFLLNNGSATKPHFVRQYSTDNPANGIDVGYAATPAFADLDKDGDFDLIIGQSYQYPFSPYNNVRYYENTGTATSPVFTLPTGEHPMDNVFSDSYHSHPAFTDIDNDGDLDVFVGGSRNTNYSYYRETIKFWRNDGSLPIAQFAAEESSSNPVSIVNPEFGGTLDLAAPAMVDIDNDADEDMFVGDVNGNIRFFRNTGSNTAPNFAAEVTGASNPFNGINLNSNASPEFADLDDDGDFDAIAGSGPYAPLRYFENIGSPTAPNFVERFDVANPFVGLDIDFNASPAFADLDYDTDIDVIIGGKYSNDSLKYFQNNNGKFSQVSGTVSPIKEGFDNSLFKFSPALADLDNDGDADMLLGLEDRYAYPGETFLHYYKNNDNNALELQPPLIADTTQNQSFSPTFGDVDLDGDYDLVLGSREEGRLRYFENTGNINAPAFTERTGTDNPFEGIFLITTPYRNFARPELADLDHDGDYDLVIGVGDNDYSGDFIPEDGTLRFFINTNGTFSEATGASNPFDGFDVGKDADPAFADIDEDGDLDAHVGNHYGEVRFFENQNQPPQITPGVTSQSFTEGDPPVVLAPSLVISDDTNDNIIGARIAITNNYLSGTDSLAFTPQGTVTGSFDVSSGVLSLSGYASIADYQAALRTVTFVNTGDEPGSEIRTIEISATDFDNTTPTPVSIDVNVTPVEDPIPSELTIYNAISPNNDGLNDWWEIFKISSPNKIELYNRWGDRVKTLNNYVSEENNLLDDLPSATYYYKIESPQGDYTGYLVIKK; encoded by the coding sequence ATGGATAACCACCTTCGCACACTCTATCAGGATACTCTTGTTAAGTATAAGAAATACCAAACAAGATTTCGAAAAAGCCTTAAATCAGGTCTGTACTACGAATACTCTCAAAAGAAACAGCGTCAAATCGTTCAGAGAATTGACAAGCTGAAGCAACGACTCTCTACCTTACGCTGGCAAATCAAACTGGCACTGACATCAGGCACTTTAGCCATGTCACTAAGTTTATCTCCGGCAGATGCCCAACAGTTAGGACCTTTCGTTCCCAATGAAGCCAAAAACCCTCTGCCTTCTGTTAACATATCTGCTTTGGGCAATGAGCACCCTGCTACCGTAGACATAGACGATGATGGTGATCTCGATGTTTTTGTAGGCACAAACTATGGTACAATAGCCTTCCTTCTAAACAACGGTTCTGCCACTAAACCTCATTTCGTGAGGCAATACTCTACGGATAACCCGGCAAACGGCATTGATGTAGGGTATGCAGCTACACCAGCTTTTGCCGACCTGGATAAAGATGGGGATTTTGATCTGATTATCGGACAAAGCTATCAATATCCCTTTTCTCCTTATAATAATGTTCGCTATTATGAAAATACAGGAACTGCCACCAGTCCTGTTTTCACTTTGCCAACAGGAGAACACCCTATGGACAATGTGTTTTCCGATAGCTATCACAGCCATCCGGCATTTACCGATATAGATAACGATGGGGATCTGGATGTATTTGTTGGAGGATCCAGGAACACCAATTATTCATACTATAGGGAAACTATTAAATTCTGGAGAAATGACGGCTCCTTACCCATAGCCCAATTTGCAGCCGAAGAAAGTTCTTCAAACCCCGTTTCTATTGTAAATCCGGAATTTGGAGGCACTCTTGACCTCGCGGCTCCGGCTATGGTAGATATTGATAATGATGCAGACGAGGATATGTTTGTGGGAGATGTTAATGGCAATATCCGCTTTTTCAGAAATACAGGAAGTAATACAGCACCCAATTTCGCTGCGGAAGTAACCGGCGCAAGTAATCCTTTTAATGGCATCAATCTCAATTCTAATGCATCTCCGGAATTTGCAGACTTAGACGATGATGGTGATTTTGATGCCATAGCGGGCAGCGGACCTTATGCCCCACTTCGCTATTTTGAAAATATTGGAAGCCCGACAGCACCCAATTTTGTTGAAAGGTTTGATGTTGCCAACCCTTTTGTAGGACTGGACATTGATTTCAATGCTTCGCCTGCATTTGCCGATCTGGATTATGATACAGACATAGATGTTATAATTGGTGGCAAATATTCGAATGATAGCCTGAAGTATTTCCAAAATAACAATGGAAAATTCAGTCAGGTGAGCGGCACTGTAAGTCCGATTAAAGAAGGTTTTGATAACTCTCTTTTCAAATTCAGCCCTGCACTGGCCGATTTGGATAATGACGGAGATGCAGACATGCTGCTCGGCCTTGAAGACCGGTATGCATATCCTGGGGAGACTTTTCTGCATTATTATAAAAACAATGACAACAACGCACTGGAACTACAGCCTCCGCTTATAGCTGACACTACTCAAAACCAGTCCTTCTCCCCTACTTTTGGCGATGTGGACCTCGATGGCGATTATGACCTGGTTTTGGGCAGCAGGGAAGAAGGACGTCTGAGATATTTCGAAAATACCGGTAACATCAACGCCCCAGCCTTTACTGAAAGAACCGGGACCGATAACCCTTTTGAAGGAATATTCCTGATTACTACACCCTATAGAAATTTTGCCCGGCCGGAATTGGCGGACCTTGACCATGATGGTGATTACGACCTTGTAATTGGTGTGGGAGATAATGATTATTCGGGTGATTTTATACCTGAAGATGGTACCCTAAGATTCTTTATAAATACAAATGGCACTTTCAGTGAGGCCACGGGAGCATCAAACCCTTTTGACGGCTTTGATGTAGGCAAGGACGCAGACCCGGCATTTGCAGATATTGATGAGGATGGGGATCTTGATGCCCATGTAGGAAACCATTATGGAGAAGTAAGGTTCTTCGAAAACCAAAACCAGCCTCCGCAGATCACCCCGGGAGTGACATCGCAGTCATTCACCGAAGGAGACCCACCGGTTGTGCTGGCACCATCACTGGTTATTTCAGATGATACCAATGACAACATTATTGGGGCACGTATCGCCATAACCAATAATTATTTATCAGGAACGGACTCCCTGGCTTTCACCCCGCAGGGTACTGTAACCGGTTCTTTCGATGTGTCTTCCGGGGTATTATCATTGAGTGGCTATGCATCCATTGCCGATTACCAGGCTGCTTTGCGAACCGTAACCTTTGTAAATACCGGAGATGAGCCCGGTTCTGAAATCCGCACCATTGAAATATCCGCCACTGACTTTGACAACACTACACCAACGCCGGTTTCGATTGATGTAAATGTAACACCAGTGGAAGATCCTATACCCTCTGAGCTTACTATTTACAACGCGATCTCTCCAAACAACGATGGGTTGAATGACTGGTGGGAGATATTCAAAATATCAAGCCCGAATAAAATAGAGCTGTACAACAGGTGGGGTGACCGGGTAAAAACACTCAATAATTATGTAAGCGAGGAAAACAACCTCCTCGATGATCTGCCATCGGCAACATACTATTACAAGATAGAATCCCCACAGGGAGATTATACTGGCTATTTAGTTATTAAAAAGTAA
- a CDS encoding cytochrome P450, protein MNLWAPLDPKNIQDPFPMYAVLRQKAPIYKSQTGEWIISRYADVKEILKDPDFKSGNKLEWINRGITYFKNKGEDLSHIAVAINSFLLLINPPEHTRIRKFINSVWDNKEVDQLILENIDTLLNTKKRFKTIDIVDDFAKPLPNMTICKIMGISISHYERLSVLSNNLVKVLNLYNSFKDLVRIDAAAQSLISLFKELLETKKNNPGNDLISKLITGNDGEPEPLSDEALISIFIFLFIAGQETTIGLISTGLLHLSQHPDQLKELIRKPELAPRAVDELLRYDGPVHLLGRIAARDTQFDGQHIREGDAVTLCLASANRDDQYFENPDLLDISRHPNRHIAFGSGIHFCLGDWLAKRQGTLAIGKFIEIYPKYHIPDQTPQWNDNLSIRTIRHLSCSI, encoded by the coding sequence ATGAACTTATGGGCTCCTCTGGATCCTAAGAACATTCAGGATCCGTTTCCAATGTATGCAGTACTCAGACAGAAGGCTCCCATTTATAAATCACAAACCGGTGAATGGATTATCAGCAGATATGCTGATGTCAAAGAGATACTGAAAGATCCGGACTTCAAATCGGGAAATAAGCTGGAATGGATCAATCGCGGAATTACTTACTTTAAAAACAAAGGTGAGGATCTGTCACATATTGCAGTAGCAATTAATTCATTTTTATTGCTCATTAACCCACCCGAGCATACTCGAATAAGGAAATTCATCAACTCCGTCTGGGACAACAAAGAAGTGGATCAACTGATACTGGAAAACATTGACACTCTGCTAAATACAAAAAAGCGATTTAAAACTATCGATATTGTAGATGATTTTGCAAAACCTCTACCAAACATGACCATTTGTAAGATCATGGGCATAAGTATAAGCCACTATGAGCGTCTTTCTGTATTAAGCAACAACCTTGTGAAGGTATTGAACCTGTACAATAGCTTCAAAGACCTTGTACGTATAGACGCCGCAGCTCAAAGTTTAATTTCGTTGTTTAAAGAGCTGTTGGAGACTAAAAAAAATAATCCCGGTAATGACCTTATCAGCAAATTGATTACGGGTAACGATGGTGAACCTGAGCCATTATCTGATGAAGCGCTTATTTCAATATTTATTTTTCTTTTTATTGCAGGACAGGAAACTACCATAGGCCTTATAAGCACCGGACTTCTGCACCTGTCGCAGCACCCTGACCAGCTAAAGGAACTTATCAGAAAACCTGAGCTTGCACCCCGTGCTGTAGATGAGCTTCTGCGATATGACGGCCCCGTACACCTGTTGGGCAGAATTGCAGCCCGGGATACACAATTCGACGGACAGCATATCAGAGAGGGTGATGCCGTCACTTTATGTCTGGCTAGTGCCAACCGCGACGATCAATATTTCGAAAACCCTGACTTGCTTGATATCAGCCGTCACCCCAACCGTCATATAGCCTTTGGCAGTGGTATTCACTTCTGTCTTGGCGACTGGCTAGCCAAACGACAGGGAACACTGGCCATTGGAAAATTTATAGAGATATACCCAAAATACCACATCCCTGATCAAACCCCGCAGTGGAATGACAATCTTTCCATCAGAACTATCCGGCACTTATCATGTAGCATATAG